A region from the Geobacter benzoatilyticus genome encodes:
- a CDS encoding protein-glutamate methylesterase/protein-glutamine glutaminase codes for MRSQKKIRVVVIDDSAFNRRAISKMLESMPEVVVVGYATDGEEGIRKVIDLKPDLVTLDLEMPRMDGFTLLRIIMGYCPTPVIVISSKSDDEKVFKALELGAVDFVAKPTQGISEELLSISGDIQQKVRSVLSLNMKEIIRREKGVASVPHASGKAKKDVEAPRVMPCRLDVVAIGASTGGPPALQRILASFREPLPLAIVISQHMPSGFTRTFAERLNRLCNFDVREASDGDQVRPGSVLIAPGGHNMVFEKSGGSVVARIVKPSATERYSPSVDAMLTSCAEVYGSRTLGVVLTGMGNDGSQGVRAVKSAGGQVIAEAESSAVVFGMPKEAIATGVVDKVVSIDLMALEIRMRSGVAADMD; via the coding sequence GTGAGAAGCCAGAAAAAAATCAGGGTCGTCGTCATCGACGACTCGGCCTTCAACCGGCGGGCCATCAGCAAAATGCTCGAAAGCATGCCCGAGGTGGTCGTGGTGGGATATGCCACCGATGGCGAGGAAGGTATCAGGAAGGTTATCGACCTGAAACCGGACCTTGTGACCCTGGACCTTGAGATGCCCAGGATGGATGGGTTCACCCTCCTGCGGATAATCATGGGGTACTGCCCGACGCCGGTCATAGTAATCAGTTCAAAGAGTGATGACGAGAAAGTCTTCAAAGCGCTGGAACTGGGTGCGGTCGATTTTGTCGCCAAGCCGACCCAGGGGATATCCGAGGAGCTCCTTTCCATCAGCGGCGATATCCAGCAAAAGGTGCGCAGCGTACTCTCCCTGAACATGAAGGAGATCATCCGGCGGGAGAAGGGGGTGGCTTCGGTTCCCCATGCTTCCGGGAAGGCGAAAAAGGATGTTGAGGCGCCGCGCGTTATGCCGTGCCGTCTCGATGTGGTGGCCATAGGGGCTTCCACCGGCGGGCCTCCCGCGCTTCAGCGGATACTCGCTTCGTTCCGCGAGCCCCTGCCTTTGGCGATAGTTATCTCCCAGCATATGCCGTCGGGATTCACCCGGACTTTTGCCGAACGTCTCAATCGTCTATGTAACTTCGATGTCAGGGAAGCATCCGATGGCGACCAGGTCCGTCCGGGAAGCGTCCTGATTGCCCCGGGCGGCCATAATATGGTGTTCGAAAAGTCCGGCGGCTCTGTCGTTGCCCGGATAGTCAAACCCTCAGCCACGGAGCGCTACTCTCCTTCGGTGGATGCCATGCTCACTTCCTGTGCCGAGGTATATGGTTCCCGAACGCTTGGGGTGGTTCTCACGGGCATGGGAAACGATGGAAGTCAAGGGGTAAGGGCCGTTAAAAGTGCCGGGGGACAGGTCATTGCCGAGGCGGAAAGTTCTGCTGTCGTGTTCGGCATGCCGAAGGAAGCTATTGCAACGGGAGTTGTGGACAAGGTAGTCTCCATTGACCTTATGGCGCTTGAAATCCGCATGCGTAGCGGAGTTGCCGCCGACATGGATTAG
- a CDS encoding CheR family methyltransferase: protein MFSLEPEIPLSDEEFRLIRDLIYSHCGLFFDTDATYLLEKRLAKRLQFHQLSSFRDYYHFLKYDRKRDQELSDIMDILTTNETYFFRESFQLRAFTEEIIPSLRELKLKNGDRTLRIWSAGCSSGEEPYTIAMLLLDRGGFADWNVEIIGTDISHRVIQQARKGLYGKSSFRVTDDSYVRRYFTEQDGMFRVNDKVRELVTISHLNLLDANRISFLGHMDVIFCRNVIIYFDLAARRKVIDSFYRSLRNGGYLLLGHSESLMNITTAFTLNHLKSDMVYQKPFAGVAGGGL from the coding sequence ATGTTCAGCCTTGAGCCGGAAATACCACTCTCCGATGAGGAATTCCGCCTGATACGGGATCTCATCTACAGCCATTGTGGTCTCTTTTTCGATACCGACGCCACCTATCTGCTTGAAAAGCGCCTCGCCAAACGCTTGCAGTTCCATCAGCTTTCCAGCTTCAGGGATTACTATCACTTCCTCAAGTATGACCGGAAACGGGATCAGGAACTTTCGGATATCATGGATATCCTGACCACCAACGAGACTTACTTCTTCCGGGAATCATTCCAGCTCAGGGCTTTCACCGAAGAGATCATACCCTCTCTCCGGGAACTCAAGCTGAAGAACGGCGACCGGACGCTACGTATCTGGAGTGCCGGCTGCTCCAGCGGAGAAGAACCCTACACTATTGCCATGCTTTTGCTGGACAGGGGGGGCTTTGCCGACTGGAACGTGGAAATTATCGGCACCGATATCAGCCACCGGGTAATCCAGCAGGCCCGCAAAGGACTCTACGGCAAATCGTCATTCCGGGTTACCGACGATAGTTATGTTCGCCGCTATTTTACCGAGCAGGACGGTATGTTCAGGGTGAACGACAAGGTGCGGGAACTGGTTACCATCAGCCATCTTAATCTGCTGGACGCAAACCGTATTTCGTTTCTGGGCCATATGGACGTAATTTTCTGCCGCAATGTAATCATTTATTTCGACCTCGCTGCCCGGCGTAAAGTGATCGATTCTTTCTATCGCTCACTTCGCAATGGCGGCTACCTCCTTCTGGGCCATTCCGAATCGCTCATGAATATCACGACGGCATTTACCCTCAATCACCTCAAGAGCGATATGGTGTATCAGAAGCCTTTCGCCGGTGTCGCAGGGGGTGGCCTGTGA
- a CDS encoding HEAT repeat domain-containing protein, whose protein sequence is MNEPDEEMRRQAVISLSRYPLGNSRELFFMAMGDVSWRVRKEAVNALLTVSLDDATLDGLIGLLASSDNAGLRNSAVEALERLESRGVPMLLEHLKDPDHDVRKFVADILGNIGDRSSIPALVESLRDPDANVSAAAAENLGKIGDSRAVAPLIEALGKNDVWFRYSVLGALAKIGDPVPFAVFTPLINDALLKRPVFECLGALGDREAVPVLLEGIQDPVRSVREAAVCALLRLRARLPAVYTREVDDLLPGFKGKPCVEQLIDSLNTAESQVKEAIVGLLALIGDERAALPLLEWCRDEQLRRMCLNGFRSMGERGMKALLSVFSGADHEEKAFIIHIWGEMSFGGAESYLGEAMLSSNFAVRRSAVLAAGKIGLVGLLDQIAQLLDDSDPDVREGAVGALVRLASTGREKVSAIARKLAASPSPDARRDAARLLAALGEPEPLALLVKDESAVVRRSAVTALAGLGVPECAGNLIMALVDEDPDVRIAAAAGLGDVPGVKDLQPLIFSLDDEDPWVRCAALKSLGKIGGEGVLDAIEALLEKADGVVLITALETLAGLGGDRALAMVRKGLVSGDEEVVKSAIDILSRSDSGWIGEYGDMLLRHPHWDVRCAMARAMAHLLGDGAAVPLRKALETEQDELVRGEIRDLLGRWS, encoded by the coding sequence ATGAACGAACCCGATGAGGAGATGCGCCGTCAAGCGGTTATTTCCCTGTCAAGGTACCCCCTTGGCAACTCGCGGGAACTCTTTTTCATGGCCATGGGTGATGTTAGCTGGCGAGTGCGCAAGGAGGCGGTAAATGCGCTTCTTACCGTCTCCCTTGACGATGCAACGCTCGACGGGCTCATCGGCCTGCTCGCCTCATCGGATAACGCCGGTCTCAGAAACTCGGCGGTTGAGGCCCTTGAGCGCTTGGAATCCCGGGGAGTGCCCATGCTCCTCGAACACCTCAAGGACCCCGACCATGACGTGCGCAAGTTTGTCGCCGACATCCTCGGCAACATCGGCGACCGCTCATCCATTCCGGCTCTGGTTGAATCGCTGCGGGACCCCGATGCCAACGTTTCTGCCGCTGCCGCCGAGAACCTCGGCAAAATCGGCGACTCGAGGGCCGTCGCGCCCCTCATTGAGGCATTGGGGAAGAATGATGTCTGGTTCCGCTATTCGGTTCTCGGCGCCTTGGCCAAAATCGGTGATCCGGTTCCTTTTGCGGTATTCACTCCCCTGATTAATGATGCCCTGCTGAAGCGTCCCGTTTTCGAATGCCTCGGTGCCCTGGGCGACCGCGAGGCGGTGCCGGTGCTTCTTGAAGGGATTCAGGATCCTGTCCGGTCAGTTCGCGAGGCGGCTGTCTGTGCCCTGCTGCGGCTCAGGGCGAGACTCCCGGCCGTCTACACCCGCGAGGTTGACGATCTGCTCCCCGGGTTCAAGGGGAAACCATGCGTAGAACAGCTCATCGATTCCCTCAATACTGCCGAGTCCCAGGTTAAAGAGGCTATCGTCGGACTTCTGGCCCTGATTGGAGACGAGAGAGCCGCTTTACCGCTTCTGGAGTGGTGTCGCGACGAACAGCTCCGTCGTATGTGCCTCAATGGCTTCCGGTCCATGGGCGAACGGGGGATGAAGGCACTTCTTTCCGTATTCTCCGGTGCCGATCATGAAGAAAAGGCCTTCATTATCCATATTTGGGGAGAAATGAGTTTCGGCGGCGCGGAGTCCTATCTGGGCGAGGCCATGCTGAGCAGCAACTTCGCGGTGCGTCGCTCTGCCGTGCTTGCCGCAGGCAAAATCGGACTTGTGGGGCTTCTCGACCAGATAGCGCAACTGCTCGACGACTCCGATCCGGATGTGCGCGAGGGTGCCGTGGGCGCCCTCGTACGTCTGGCGTCCACCGGGCGTGAAAAGGTTTCGGCCATCGCACGAAAGCTTGCCGCCTCTCCGTCGCCGGATGCCAGGCGGGATGCCGCCCGGCTCCTGGCCGCCCTGGGGGAGCCGGAACCTCTGGCTCTGCTGGTGAAGGATGAGAGCGCTGTGGTGAGACGTAGTGCCGTGACGGCCCTGGCCGGACTCGGGGTTCCCGAATGTGCCGGGAACCTGATCATGGCTTTGGTGGACGAAGATCCTGACGTTCGTATCGCAGCGGCTGCCGGCCTTGGTGATGTGCCGGGCGTGAAAGATCTGCAGCCGCTGATTTTTTCCCTTGATGACGAGGATCCGTGGGTTCGTTGCGCGGCCCTGAAGAGCCTGGGCAAGATAGGTGGCGAAGGGGTGCTGGATGCCATTGAGGCATTGCTCGAAAAGGCAGACGGGGTTGTTTTGATTACTGCTCTTGAAACGCTTGCGGGGCTGGGTGGCGACCGGGCGCTGGCGATGGTGCGAAAAGGCCTTGTGAGTGGTGATGAAGAGGTGGTCAAGTCTGCCATAGACATACTTTCCCGCAGCGACTCAGGCTGGATAGGGGAATACGGCGACATGCTCCTCCGGCACCCCCACTGGGACGTGCGCTGCGCCATGGCCCGCGCCATGGCCCACCTGCTTGGCGATGGTGCTGCCGTGCCTCTGCGAAAGGCCCTGGAAACCGAGCAGGACGAGCTCGTCCGGGGTGAAATCCGTGATCTTCTCGGAAGGTGGTCGTAA
- a CDS encoding chemotaxis protein CheW, whose product MKSYRNFSLSDGEGTNAGETLRVVLGGIMKETDIQEIQLACFRLGDANFAADIMRIKEILKPQRLTKLPRTPAFVEGVINLRGAVIPVIDLRKRFELPDRAPLEESRLLVVAVARQLVGLVVDDVTEVITVQAQDIKPPPHVAEGINTEYLIGVCLVRDSLVMLLNLDTILSSVETSVLAGLSRAAGTAPPR is encoded by the coding sequence TTGAAATCATACAGGAACTTCTCTCTCAGTGATGGGGAGGGAACCAACGCGGGAGAAACGCTGCGCGTTGTCCTGGGGGGAATAATGAAGGAAACCGACATCCAGGAAATACAGCTTGCCTGTTTTCGTCTGGGCGACGCGAACTTTGCGGCGGATATCATGAGAATCAAGGAGATTCTCAAGCCACAGCGGTTGACCAAGCTTCCCAGAACACCGGCCTTCGTTGAAGGGGTGATCAATCTCCGTGGTGCGGTCATCCCTGTAATTGACCTGCGTAAGCGGTTCGAACTCCCCGACCGCGCTCCGCTGGAGGAATCGAGGCTTTTGGTGGTGGCTGTCGCCCGGCAGCTGGTCGGGCTTGTGGTCGATGACGTTACCGAAGTCATCACGGTCCAGGCGCAGGATATCAAGCCCCCTCCCCATGTGGCGGAGGGTATCAATACCGAGTATCTGATCGGCGTTTGCCTTGTCCGCGACAGCCTGGTCATGCTTCTCAACCTCGATACGATTTTATCCAGCGTTGAAACATCGGTGCTTGCCGGTTTATCCCGAGCGGCGGGCACAGCTCCCCCCCGGTAG
- a CDS encoding response regulator transcription factor yields MVKKKILIVEDEESLLKLESILLTSKGYSVTGVADGVSALEQVVLIKPDLIVLDIMLPGMDGFEVCRIIKQNPETAHIPVMMLTAKKSSQDCERGMAAGASAYVTKPFKSAKIIEIIQELLSQ; encoded by the coding sequence ATGGTTAAGAAAAAAATTCTGATCGTCGAGGATGAGGAAAGCCTGCTCAAGCTGGAGAGCATTCTCCTTACGTCCAAAGGGTATAGCGTAACAGGCGTTGCCGATGGTGTCTCTGCCCTGGAGCAGGTTGTTTTGATCAAACCCGACCTGATTGTCCTCGACATCATGCTGCCAGGCATGGACGGTTTCGAAGTATGCCGCATCATCAAGCAAAATCCTGAAACGGCACATATTCCCGTCATGATGCTGACCGCCAAGAAGAGCAGCCAGGACTGCGAGCGGGGGATGGCTGCCGGCGCGTCCGCCTATGTTACCAAACCGTTCAAGTCGGCGAAGATAATTGAAATCATACAGGAACTTCTCTCTCAGTGA
- a CDS encoding chemotaxis protein CheW, with product MMDIAEIRKKAQREREGRREEPRSTFPPAVTTAAPPEENSEGAFDEFFPEVEIMPAPSVAVPVVLRDPLSVILEGRRSALADEVLSVETEEDVVLETSTTLEVLCFRVANEIYGINIMDLKEIIKPRETTEVPHAPSFIAGVISLRGIVIPIFVLRDRLGLPAGEGGGKERVIVVKKEDGLCGILVDEVTHVVRISADNMEHPPAVLDGIDREFVAGIGRHEGKIIIMLAMEKVLDVSLY from the coding sequence ATGATGGATATAGCCGAGATCAGGAAAAAGGCCCAGAGAGAACGGGAAGGGCGCCGCGAGGAACCTCGGAGTACCTTCCCGCCGGCCGTTACCACTGCTGCCCCCCCCGAGGAGAACAGCGAAGGGGCCTTTGACGAGTTCTTCCCGGAAGTAGAGATAATGCCGGCTCCTTCGGTTGCAGTGCCGGTGGTGCTTCGTGATCCCCTGTCAGTCATCCTGGAGGGGCGAAGGTCGGCGTTGGCCGACGAAGTACTCTCCGTGGAAACCGAAGAAGATGTTGTCCTTGAGACTTCGACCACCCTTGAAGTGCTCTGCTTCCGGGTGGCGAACGAAATCTACGGCATCAACATCATGGACCTCAAGGAGATTATCAAGCCGCGCGAAACCACGGAAGTTCCCCATGCCCCGTCTTTCATCGCGGGGGTCATTTCGCTGCGCGGCATAGTAATCCCCATCTTCGTCCTTCGTGATCGGCTCGGGCTGCCTGCCGGCGAGGGCGGGGGAAAAGAGCGGGTAATCGTGGTGAAGAAAGAAGATGGACTCTGTGGTATCCTTGTGGACGAGGTAACCCATGTGGTCCGTATTTCTGCCGACAACATGGAACACCCTCCCGCTGTCCTCGATGGCATAGATCGTGAATTTGTTGCTGGGATAGGGCGCCACGAGGGAAAGATCATCATTATGCTTGCGATGGAAAAAGTTCTTGACGTCTCGCTGTACTGA
- a CDS encoding ExeA family protein, with product MYREFYGLNEKPFSKTPDPRYLFLSQGHREALARLQYAVEERELALLTGDIGCGKTTISRALMDAVGNDGCFCFIVNPRLSAVEFLRTVARSLGIAEPAGAKDELLRQLTEAVYRLDGEKRCPVIIIDEAQLIPDQEVFDEIRLLTNFQLDDRNLMSVILMGQPELRQILTQPAHEALRQRIAMHYHLQPLTLEETLEYIDFRVEVAGGPQGLFSPDAIRRIYDLSGGVPRKINILATNALLVGFGKDASWIDASLVEELREEASLY from the coding sequence ATGTACAGGGAGTTCTACGGGCTGAACGAAAAGCCTTTTTCGAAGACTCCGGATCCGCGTTACCTCTTCCTGTCCCAGGGACACCGGGAGGCCCTGGCGCGGCTCCAGTATGCGGTGGAGGAACGGGAACTGGCGCTGCTGACCGGAGATATCGGCTGCGGCAAGACCACCATTTCACGGGCGCTCATGGACGCAGTGGGTAACGACGGGTGTTTCTGCTTCATCGTCAACCCGCGTCTTTCGGCGGTTGAATTCCTTCGCACCGTTGCCCGCAGCCTCGGTATCGCCGAGCCTGCCGGGGCCAAGGATGAGCTGCTCCGGCAACTCACCGAGGCGGTCTACCGGCTCGATGGAGAAAAGCGCTGCCCTGTCATAATAATCGATGAAGCCCAGTTGATTCCCGATCAGGAGGTGTTTGACGAGATCAGGCTCCTGACCAACTTCCAGCTTGACGACCGTAACCTCATGAGCGTCATACTCATGGGGCAGCCGGAACTGAGACAGATACTGACCCAGCCTGCGCACGAGGCATTGCGTCAGCGGATTGCCATGCATTATCACCTCCAGCCGCTGACCCTTGAAGAGACCCTGGAGTATATTGACTTCCGCGTCGAAGTGGCCGGCGGCCCCCAGGGACTCTTTTCCCCCGATGCTATCCGGCGGATTTACGACTTGTCGGGCGGGGTGCCCCGTAAAATTAATATCCTGGCCACAAATGCGCTGCTGGTGGGATTCGGTAAGGACGCCTCCTGGATCGACGCCTCGCTGGTGGAAGAACTGCGGGAAGAGGCAAGCCTCTACTGA